The genomic stretch CCGCTACCGCTCATTGGCGAAAATCCGGATCAGGCTGGCCGGCTGCATCCGCGCCAGTCGGACGACGGGAAGCAAAGCGGCACACAATGCCGCGGCCATGGCGACGCCGAGCAGCGCCAGCAATTGCAACGGGAAGATTTGAAACGGCAGCCGCCAGCCGAAGGCTTTGACGTTCACCACCGCCAGCAGGCACCACGCCACCAGCAGCCCCAAGGGAAGCGCAAGCAAGGTGGTGATCAGCGCGACCGACATCGTCTTGAGCAATTCGATCGCGGCCAGCCGCTGCCTTGTGATGCCGATCGCCCAGAGCGGCGCCAGTTGCGGCAGACGGGAATTGCCGAGCGTGAGCAGGCTGGTCAACAGCGCGATGCCGGCGACGCCGAGGGTGAAGGCATTCAGTGCCGCGGTGACCGAGAAGGTGCGGTTGAAGATCCGCGTCGAGTCCGCCTTCATCGTCGCCTGATCGGCGACGTTGCGGTCGTCGAGCGCGAATTTTTCCTGCAATGCTGCGATCAGCGCCGGGATCTTCGGCGATGCGACGCGCAGGCCCAGTCGCGTCAGCGGGATTTCCGGAAAGTGCCGCGTCAGCGCGGCGAAATTGACCGCGATCTGGCCCTTCGGATTGCCGTAATCGGCATAGATGCCGACGATCTGGAGCGGCCAGTTGCCGCCCGATGTCGGGACCTCGATCCGGTCGCCGATCGCAAGCCTTGAGCGCCGCGCCAATTGTTCGCTGACGAGACAGGCATCGCCGGGACGAAGTTTGATCCAGGCATTGTCCGCCGACTGCAGCAGCGGCCAGTTGTCCCGATAGGTGGCGTGATCGGCCAGTCCCAACACTTCGATCGGCGCGCCGCCGAATTGCGTGTCGGCGCGTCCGCCGGGCAGGACCGCGTCCACTTCGGGACGCTGGCGCAGCCACGCCCTGATCTCGGCCGTTTGCGCCTCGTTGGCCGCGTTGACATAGACATCCGCGGCCAGCCGGCCGTCGAGCCAGACCAGAAAGGTGCGGCTAAAACTCTCGACCATGGTGCCGACGCCGACATTGACCGCGAGCGCCAGCAACAGCGCCATCAGGGCCAGCGACAATCCGGAGAGCTGCTGGCGGCTGTCGGCCCAGAACCAGATGCCGAGCGGCCGCCGCGCATGCCGCTGGCCGAGCGACAGCACAATTTCGAGCAGCGCCGGCAGGATCAGCGCGGCGCCAAGCAGCATGGCCGCGAGCACGGCAAAGCCTGCGATCAGGGAATCGCCGAACCACAGAAAGCCCGCCGCCACCGCGAACACGATGAGCGCCAGCGCGCTCTGGAACATCAGCCAGCGGTGCTGCGCCTGTTGCCAGGCGTAGGGCTGGGCGGTGGCCAGCACCGGCATGCGGACAGCTTTTGTGAGGCTGGCAGCGGCCGCCGCGAGCGCGCCCAAAACGCTAATGGCGACGCCCGCGAACCACCATTCCGGCTTAAGCGTCAGTTGGCCGGGAATCTGCGCGCCATAGAGCCCGCGCAGGGATGCGGCGACATCGGGCAATAATGCGGCCGCAATCAAATAGCCGCACACAAGTCCAATCAGCCCCGCGACCAGCGCCAGCGACACCAGCTCGATCACCAGCACGGTGTTAAGCAGGCGCGCCGACACGCCGCAGGCGCGCAGCGTGCGCAGCATCGGCAGCCGCTGTTCGAAGGCGAGCCCGATCGCCGAGTTGACGATGAACAGGCCGACAAAGAACGACAGCAATCCGAACGCGGTCAGGTTGAGGTGAAAACTATCCGTCAAGCGTTCGAGATCGCTTTCCGCGCCGGGCTCGATCAGACGGAGCTTGTCGCCGGCAATCGTCTCCAGCGCCGCGCGCTTGCCTTTTG from Bradyrhizobium sp. Ash2021 encodes the following:
- a CDS encoding ABC transporter permease, producing MTRALWILAVLLSHWRRHPMQLATLLIGLISATALWSGVQALNQQARNSYDRAAATFGGARTAMLVGRDSATFPQQLFIGLRRAGWPVSPVLEGRIQIGGRSFRLLGIEPVTLPAEVGNAPTIGKANLQSFMTPPGEMLVAPETLSDLGLSEGATPSTNGGPALPPLRVQPQLVPGVLVVDIGIAQKLLKMPDQLSRLLVGKAKGKRAALETIAGDKLRLIEPGAESDLERLTDSFHLNLTAFGLLSFFVGLFIVNSAIGLAFEQRLPMLRTLRACGVSARLLNTVLVIELVSLALVAGLIGLVCGYLIAAALLPDVAASLRGLYGAQIPGQLTLKPEWWFAGVAISVLGALAAAAASLTKAVRMPVLATAQPYAWQQAQHRWLMFQSALALIVFAVAAGFLWFGDSLIAGFAVLAAMLLGAALILPALLEIVLSLGQRHARRPLGIWFWADSRQQLSGLSLALMALLLALAVNVGVGTMVESFSRTFLVWLDGRLAADVYVNAANEAQTAEIRAWLRQRPEVDAVLPGGRADTQFGGAPIEVLGLADHATYRDNWPLLQSADNAWIKLRPGDACLVSEQLARRSRLAIGDRIEVPTSGGNWPLQIVGIYADYGNPKGQIAVNFAALTRHFPEIPLTRLGLRVASPKIPALIAALQEKFALDDRNVADQATMKADSTRIFNRTFSVTAALNAFTLGVAGIALLTSLLTLGNSRLPQLAPLWAIGITRQRLAAIELLKTMSVALITTLLALPLGLLVAWCLLAVVNVKAFGWRLPFQIFPLQLLALLGVAMAAALCAALLPVVRLARMQPASLIRIFANER